One segment of Verrucomicrobiota bacterium DNA contains the following:
- a CDS encoding mandelate racemase/muconate lactonizing enzyme family protein, with translation MSRVSKVETFILTIPRDEPYLGALRKGEEKNEKGYFVRKGNKTVYLDKDRTVLVRVETESGAVGWGETYGLVAPKATTEIIYDLLADFVIGRDPAEASEIHDFLYDLMRVRGYSGGFYLDALAAVDIALWDAAGREAGKSVAELLGGRLHDAIPAYVSGLPKPTLEERVAFALEWQARGFNSFKFAATVADDGNVKEMAGLRAALGPDAKISCDMHWAHTPEGAIAEIKAMEPYDLWFAEAPIITEDIQGLSKVAASTATPTAVGEEWRTLFDANLRFNANAVQIVQPEMGHTGITEFVRIARAAHSRGIPLLPHATIGSGIFLAASLQAGLAMEGLMGHEFQHSIFNRNTGLITEGLECSNGVYRVTDAPGIGVELTEDAISKLESYP, from the coding sequence ATGAGTCGCGTCTCCAAAGTCGAAACGTTTATACTGACCATTCCGCGGGATGAACCCTATCTCGGAGCACTACGAAAGGGCGAAGAGAAAAACGAGAAGGGTTACTTTGTTCGCAAGGGCAATAAAACGGTTTATCTGGATAAGGACAGAACGGTTTTGGTGCGTGTGGAGACGGAGTCAGGTGCTGTTGGCTGGGGTGAAACCTATGGGTTGGTTGCTCCGAAAGCGACTACTGAAATTATCTATGATCTCCTTGCTGATTTTGTGATAGGACGTGATCCTGCTGAGGCTTCTGAGATTCACGATTTTCTCTATGACCTGATGCGTGTCCGTGGGTATTCCGGCGGATTTTATTTGGATGCATTGGCCGCCGTGGACATTGCGCTTTGGGACGCAGCCGGAAGAGAGGCTGGCAAATCGGTTGCTGAACTTTTGGGAGGTCGATTGCATGACGCTATACCCGCCTATGTCTCCGGATTGCCCAAACCGACCTTGGAAGAACGCGTTGCCTTTGCTTTGGAATGGCAGGCTAGGGGATTCAATAGTTTCAAATTCGCAGCAACCGTCGCCGATGATGGAAACGTGAAAGAAATGGCCGGTCTAAGAGCAGCTCTTGGTCCGGATGCGAAAATTTCCTGCGACATGCACTGGGCCCACACACCTGAAGGAGCCATTGCAGAAATTAAAGCGATGGAGCCATACGACCTTTGGTTTGCCGAGGCTCCTATTATTACAGAAGACATTCAGGGTCTGTCCAAGGTCGCTGCCTCTACAGCAACGCCCACAGCTGTGGGGGAGGAGTGGCGAACGCTCTTTGACGCGAATCTTCGCTTCAATGCCAATGCGGTTCAGATCGTTCAGCCGGAGATGGGACATACGGGTATCACCGAATTTGTCCGGATAGCGAGGGCAGCGCATTCAAGGGGAATTCCTCTTTTGCCACATGCCACAATTGGTTCAGGTATTTTTCTAGCTGCTAGCCTGCAAGCCGGCTTGGCTATGGAAGGTCTGATGGGGCACGAATTTCAACATTCAATCTTCAATCGAAATACGGGACTCATTACCGAAGGCTTGGAATGTTCCAACGGAGTCTATCGCGTGACCGATGCTCCGGGGATTGGTGTCGAATTAACTGAAGACGCC